The Silene latifolia isolate original U9 population chromosome Y, ASM4854445v1, whole genome shotgun sequence sequence GAAATGCTCCTTTCAGTAAAACTGTCTTACAAAATTATTCAATCTGATTGTGCGGTATGTCAATCGCCAATTTCATTATGAAACTGCATCAATTGATGGCACCACCACAAAAACAGGTTCAATACCATTTGAAAAACATGATTTGCAGTCAACTAACATGAATCATCGTCCAATATCATGTGAAAAACAGGTTCGTTCATTAAATGCATTCAATTAGAGTTCAAAACCAAGCAAATTGATTCCAAAAAATTATCTATTTCAGAAGAAATTATACACATAATAACTCAAAGGTCCTTCGTGGAGACGACAATCAAACAAACAAGCAACTCTTAAGAAACTCGCCTAGAAAACCTAACTAAATACTAATCCTATAATCATCTAAGAAACCATGGTCCACAAGCAAGCAAATCCTTATCTTGCTTCCCAAGTTTTATAGCTAAACGAAAAACCCATCCATTGTTTTAACTGTCGTCGTCAGCAGCACTCTTGTTGCCAGACTTGGACTTGGGAAGAAGAAGGTTGTGGATGTTAGGCATAACACCACCATTGGCAATTGTGACATCGCCAAGCAATTTGCTTAGCTCCTCGTCATTCCTCACAGCCAACTGAATATGTCTGGGTACAATTCGAGTCTTCTTGTTATCTCTTGCTGCATTTCCTGCTAATTCCAACACCTACACAAACATACATACAGATTACATTGCAATAGCATTGTGAATTTAATTCAAGACCATACCAGTTACATTCAATTCATActtaattaaatgagatacggctATGAAATAATTGCAATTAATTAAGCGTAAGTGTAATTAAATTCAACTAAACTGAATGAATCGACGTAAGTTGAATACAAATACAAACCCTGAGAATAACACATCTCCACAGAAAATTCAAAGCCATCATTCTAGAACCTTTGTTCAATTAAAGAAAAGCTAGCCAGAAACATAACAAATAGAGGGGTCAATTAAAGAAAAGCTAGCCAGATCTTACAATCGATGATTACACCCTAGATCCAACAAAATTACAATCACCAGATGCAACAAAATAATATCAGGATTAACAACCTAATTACCGATTTGCGAACTAGACAAATCAGAAACATAACATGAACAAAATCAGAAATCGCACAAAAACGAAACCTTTGATTTCAAAATTTGATCACAAAATGAAAATCAATCCAAATTCGATCAAACCATTACCAAAATCGAATGAGAGCGTGAAATAACAAAacaatcacataaaaatcaaaattttagtTCGAAATCATCATATCGGGATCAAATCATCCACAAAATTCTCATGAAAACATGAAATAACAAACCTTTAGGTTAAAATTTGTGGGACAAATTGAAATCAATCCAATTGCAATAAAATCATTCATAAAATAAGAAACAACTAGAAAACCCTAGATTGAAAGCAGTTAAGCGTGTGAAGAGAGAGAAGAGGAAGGATACCTCAGCGGCGAGGTATTCAAGGACGGCGGCGAGATAAACCGGAGCACCGGCACCAACACGTTCGGCATATTTACCGGCTTTCAAGAATCGAGCAATACGACCAACCGGGAACTGTAAACCGGCCTTACTACTTCTAGATGTGGCCTTCTTAGTCGCGGAGGAGCCTAGTGTTTTACCCCTTCCTGCCATAATGGTGATTTTTGTCGAGATTTGTAGGGTTATGGAGTTTAGGGGCGAGTTTTACAGAGAGATTGTGGGTGCGGAGCTATATATAGGGGGTTTGTTTGAGTTCTAGCCAATCATGGTTGAGTACACGGATCGTAAAGATTTGCCGTTTGATTGTTTGCTGAATGGACGATGGGATTTGATGGATTAGAGTatgagcacaaattctcattatagacggacactatccgtctatacgtatagacggataccattttccctcacaaaatatccatttgccataaagtgggaagcacatggggggtgccccaccttgtcccccctacccattttattagaggtctttatccgtctattcgccccacccgtctataccaagacccaTTGGAGTATGAGACGGATTGATTTTGCCAACCCGTTCACAATGAAAGCTCAGGAGTCAGTATCATCTGTATTTTacgatttttttatttttttggtaaaTAGAAGCGGGACTAACCCAGgataaaacaacaacaaataaacgGGAAACTAAAACGCATAAAACGGAACTATATGAGGTCTTGCCATTCCTCCTGCAGCATATGAAAAAGTCGACTTGGCATATCCGAGACCCTAATCACTTGAAGTTGTTGTGCTTGAAACACACCCAAATTTGCTAGCCAATCGTCGCAAGCATTCGCTTCCTGATACACATGATGCGTCTTTATTTCCAAGGCAATTCCTGAACGAAAGACTTGCATATTCGGATCAAGTGAGAATGAGTTTTAGAGAGAGATTGTGGACGGAAAATTCACACGGTATACCCAAACCTTGACACTTTGCACAAAATACCCAATTaatcgtagttctcggaaaggTGATCGATTTGGGGAAAAAATCATCACTTTCTGAGCTCGTAAACATGAACTATGACCTTTTAAAGTTTGGAttatttcataggaataatccatcctatgagTGCCCTGCAAATATCACTCCATCCTATCGGTAATTTCAATTAAATCCATCCTATCCACCATTCTGCCCATAACAGTCTAGGAAAACGGGCAACCTGAACAACAGGTCACCCTTGTTATTTTCAGGTTAAAAGCAAAGAACACTATACAATACTCCGTAACACCTCAATCAAACCCATAGAAAGTAGAAACCATATTCGGCCACCTCACTGCCACCGCCATATCCCACAGCCACCATCACTATCCTACCTTCACTTTTATACTGACCACCTCATATTAACTTGCACACACATCAAACCATATAAACCATCTCATCCACCATCAGCAGTTTTCAGTTTTCATCAAACAAACATCATCATTTACGTCACCAGTCACGTCCACCACTGAGCCTCCGTCGACCTCACCCTCGTCGCGTTCTTAATATGTTGTCGCCTTGAACCACCGTACGTGCTTTCCACCATCAGTAGTAATAGTTTTTGAAAACTTAGATCCCCAATTCAATTTAGCGGTAAAGTTTAATTtaggtttgggtggttgtggggTGGTGGTATTAATTTGTAATcaatctttattctttaacaCTTTTTAGCAAGTAATGATCCCTAGTTGAGGATTTTGGGGCCGAAGAAGAAGGTGACATTGGGATTCATAAGAGGAGTGTTGTCGGGTTCGTAGCTGTCAAATCGAATCTCAGCGACGACACGAACGGagtatggtgatgatgatggttgTAGGGAATGGCAACAAAAGTAGAAGGGGCGGTAATTGATTTGGTAGAATTGAATTTTGGTGTATAGTGATGAATAATCaagagaaagaaaaaa is a genomic window containing:
- the LOC141626415 gene encoding histone H2A.6-like produces the protein MAGRGKTLGSSATKKATSRSSKAGLQFPVGRIARFLKAGKYAERVGAGAPVYLAAVLEYLAAEVLELAGNAARDNKKTRIVPRHIQLAVRNDEELSKLLGDVTIANGGVMPNIHNLLLPKSKSGNKSAADDDS